A genomic window from Sphingobacterium spiritivorum includes:
- the uvrB gene encoding excinuclease ABC subunit UvrB, which yields MKFKLTSEYQPTGDQPQAIKELVAGVNEGETYQTLLGVTGSGKTFTIANVIQETQKPALILSHNKTLAAQLYGEFKQFFPENSVNYFVSYYDYYQPEAFIASSNTYIEKDLAINEEIEKLRLATTSSLMSGRRDIVVVSSVSCIYGMGNPEDFSRSIFRFAVGTTISRNAFLHKLVEILYSRTTAEFKRGTFRVKGDTVDVYPAYLDYAIRVSFFGDEIDELSAIDPVSAKTINKMEDLALFPANLFVTPKEKFTQSIWAIQDELMQRKTQLEDEGKMLEAKRLEERVNYDLEMMRELGYCSGIENYSRFFDGRQPGMRPFTLLDYFPDDYLLVIDESHVTIPQLRAMYGGDRSRKVSLVEYGFRLPAALDNRPLNFPEFESLTNQTIYVSATPGDYELQQTEGVVVEQVIRPTGLLDPVIEVRPAINQVDDFLEQVDKTIKEGGRVLATTLTKRMAEELTKYMTRLNIKVRYIHSEVKTLERVEILRGLRLGEFDVLVGVNLLREGLDLPEVTLVAILDADKEGFLRSERSLIQTIGRAARNDKGRVIMYADKMTDSMRITIDETNRRREKQMKYNEEHHITPRTVGKTREEIMEQTSVADFNGMEPKIYVEPDPTVAVAADPVMQYLSEKDLKKAIETTKKRMEKAAKEMDFLEAAKLRDEMFSLEKAYEDRFTS from the coding sequence ATGAAATTCAAATTAACTTCCGAGTACCAACCCACCGGGGATCAGCCTCAGGCTATTAAAGAGTTAGTCGCAGGTGTAAACGAAGGTGAAACATATCAGACTCTTCTCGGTGTTACGGGTTCCGGAAAGACGTTTACCATAGCGAATGTAATCCAGGAAACACAAAAGCCGGCATTGATTCTCAGTCATAATAAGACACTGGCCGCCCAATTGTATGGAGAGTTTAAACAGTTTTTTCCGGAAAACTCAGTTAATTACTTTGTCTCGTACTATGATTATTATCAACCTGAAGCGTTTATTGCTTCTTCCAATACTTACATTGAAAAAGATCTGGCCATAAATGAAGAAATAGAGAAGCTGCGGTTAGCAACTACATCTTCCTTGATGTCAGGCCGAAGGGATATTGTAGTCGTATCGTCTGTATCCTGTATTTATGGTATGGGAAACCCCGAAGATTTTTCCCGTTCTATTTTCCGTTTTGCAGTAGGAACAACTATCAGCAGAAATGCTTTTCTCCACAAATTGGTGGAGATATTATATTCGCGTACAACTGCCGAGTTTAAAAGAGGTACTTTCCGTGTAAAAGGAGATACTGTAGATGTATATCCGGCCTATCTGGATTATGCTATTCGGGTGTCCTTTTTTGGCGATGAGATTGATGAATTGAGTGCGATCGATCCGGTCTCTGCCAAGACAATCAATAAAATGGAAGATCTTGCCTTGTTTCCGGCCAATCTGTTTGTTACCCCGAAAGAAAAATTTACCCAATCGATCTGGGCTATTCAGGATGAATTGATGCAGCGTAAAACCCAACTGGAAGATGAGGGAAAAATGCTCGAAGCAAAGCGTCTGGAAGAACGTGTGAACTATGATCTGGAAATGATGCGTGAACTGGGGTATTGTTCGGGTATTGAAAATTATTCCCGTTTCTTTGACGGGCGTCAGCCCGGAATGCGCCCCTTTACGTTACTGGATTATTTCCCGGATGATTATTTATTAGTTATTGATGAGAGCCATGTTACTATTCCTCAACTTCGCGCTATGTACGGAGGTGACCGTTCGCGTAAGGTTTCTTTAGTAGAATATGGTTTCCGTCTGCCTGCAGCGTTAGATAACAGACCGCTTAATTTTCCGGAATTTGAGTCGTTGACCAATCAGACCATATATGTCTCTGCTACACCCGGTGATTATGAGTTACAGCAAACCGAAGGAGTTGTTGTAGAGCAAGTGATCAGACCTACCGGATTGTTAGATCCTGTTATTGAAGTGCGTCCGGCTATTAACCAGGTGGATGATTTTCTGGAACAGGTGGATAAAACAATTAAAGAAGGTGGCCGTGTACTGGCTACTACTTTGACCAAGCGTATGGCGGAGGAACTGACCAAATATATGACACGCCTGAATATTAAGGTACGCTATATCCACTCTGAGGTGAAAACCTTAGAACGCGTGGAGATTCTGCGTGGCCTCCGGCTTGGCGAGTTTGATGTATTAGTAGGTGTCAATTTGCTTCGTGAAGGACTGGATCTGCCGGAAGTGACTCTGGTTGCTATTCTGGATGCAGATAAAGAAGGATTTTTGAGGTCGGAGCGTTCTCTTATACAGACTATAGGGCGTGCTGCACGTAACGATAAAGGACGTGTGATTATGTATGCTGATAAGATGACGGACAGTATGCGGATCACGATAGACGAGACAAACAGACGTCGTGAAAAGCAGATGAAATACAATGAAGAGCATCATATTACTCCACGGACAGTAGGTAAGACAAGAGAAGAAATTATGGAACAGACTTCAGTTGCTGATTTTAACGGTATGGAACCTAAAATATATGTGGAGCCGGATCCTACGGTAGCTGTGGCTGCTGATCCGGTGATGCAGTATCTGAGTGAGAAAGATCTTAAGAAGGCTATCGAGACGACCAAGAAACGTATGGAAAAAGCGGCGAAAGAAATGGATTTTCTTGAAGCTGCAAAACTGAGAGATGAGATGTTCTCGCTGGAAAAAGCATATGAAGATCGCTTTACTTCCTAA
- the proB gene encoding glutamate 5-kinase has protein sequence MKKPILVVKFGSAAITSKDGEIDERIVLEIARQCAELQQKYNIVLVSSGAVAAGKRFLPKYSGTLSERKAAAAIGNPLLIRTYSTYFRPYKIALAQSLCERQHFANRDQFLQLKSTYEELWKNNIIPIANENDVVSNKELKFSDNDELATLIAVGFGAEQILFSTSVPGVMDAGGKVIAEIKVVDKEALSLARKDKSSVGLGGMTSKLNFARLASQMGIRAVIFSMQTENGLLKAVKGETGTVCLPQSKRVSSRNKWIASGSLIKGEVRVDSGAVEALQKRKSLLAVGVKDIIQGFEAGEVFHISDETGLKIAVAKARIDASALTKLDQKKNVELAHANDIVLL, from the coding sequence ATGAAAAAACCTATACTGGTTGTCAAGTTTGGTTCAGCGGCAATCACATCTAAAGACGGTGAAATAGATGAACGGATTGTGCTGGAGATAGCGCGGCAATGTGCAGAGTTACAACAGAAATATAATATTGTACTGGTATCTTCAGGTGCTGTAGCTGCCGGTAAGCGATTTTTACCCAAATATTCCGGTACACTTTCCGAGCGTAAAGCTGCAGCGGCTATCGGAAATCCATTACTGATCCGTACATACAGTACTTATTTCCGTCCCTACAAAATTGCATTGGCCCAAAGCCTTTGTGAAAGGCAGCATTTTGCGAACCGGGATCAGTTTTTACAGTTGAAAAGTACGTACGAAGAACTCTGGAAAAACAATATTATTCCGATTGCCAATGAAAATGATGTCGTCAGCAATAAGGAGCTGAAGTTTTCTGACAATGATGAACTGGCTACATTGATTGCTGTGGGATTTGGGGCAGAACAGATATTATTCAGTACTTCAGTGCCTGGAGTCATGGATGCTGGTGGAAAAGTAATAGCGGAGATTAAGGTTGTCGATAAGGAAGCATTATCTCTTGCCCGAAAAGATAAATCTTCTGTAGGACTCGGAGGAATGACTTCTAAGCTCAATTTTGCGCGTTTAGCAAGTCAGATGGGAATCCGTGCCGTCATTTTCAGCATGCAGACAGAAAATGGACTGCTGAAAGCTGTAAAAGGAGAAACAGGGACGGTCTGCCTTCCGCAGTCTAAGCGGGTTTCTTCACGTAATAAGTGGATTGCCAGTGGCAGTCTGATCAAAGGCGAGGTACGTGTTGACAGTGGTGCTGTGGAAGCTCTTCAGAAACGTAAAAGTTTACTGGCGGTAGGGGTTAAGGATATTATTCAGGGGTTTGAGGCAGGAGAAGTTTTTCATATCTCGGATGAAACCGGATTGAAAATCGCTGTTGCAAAAGCCCGGATAGATGCATCCGCTCTTACAAAGCTGGATCAGAAAAAGAATGTAGAACTGGCGCATGCCAATGATATCGTACTCTTATAA
- a CDS encoding glutamate-5-semialdehyde dehydrogenase codes for MISYSYNVENITSQLLAARAATQAIQHIPAEKRAQVLIQLADVLEQHVPEILEANQTDLDAMDKEDPKYDRLLLNAERIDGLCSSLREIAILEDPTGKMLSSKKLENGLLVEKKTVALGVVAVIYESRPNVSIDVAALCIRSGNVCLLRGGSDAWHTNTVLVNLIRKVLADMSVDPAVVQLLPTDRKFVTELLEATKYVDIIIPRGSQSLIDFVRNHAKVPVIETGAGVCHTYVETTADLDKAAAIVANAKISRPSVCNALDTVLVDREIANTFLPKLVDAFSKAEVEVFGDNTAYEVLKKENYPFLKHAEESDFGREFLDLKCSIKVLDNTEEALDHIALYSSRHSECIISNDAEKIERFMNSVDAAAVYANASTRFTDGGEFGLGAEIGISTQKLHARGPFALEKLVTEKWFVTGDGQIR; via the coding sequence ATGATATCGTACTCTTATAACGTGGAAAATATTACCTCACAGCTGTTGGCTGCCCGTGCGGCAACCCAGGCTATTCAACATATTCCTGCTGAGAAAAGAGCGCAGGTACTTATTCAACTGGCAGATGTGCTGGAACAGCATGTCCCTGAAATTTTAGAGGCCAATCAAACGGATCTGGATGCCATGGATAAAGAAGATCCGAAGTATGACCGATTGCTGCTGAATGCAGAGCGCATCGACGGACTATGTTCCAGCTTACGTGAAATAGCTATACTGGAAGATCCTACGGGTAAGATGCTTTCTTCAAAAAAACTGGAAAACGGACTATTAGTTGAGAAGAAGACAGTAGCCTTAGGTGTCGTCGCAGTAATCTATGAGTCCAGACCTAATGTATCTATCGATGTGGCGGCTCTTTGTATCCGGTCAGGTAATGTGTGCCTGCTACGTGGCGGTAGTGATGCCTGGCATACCAATACGGTGCTGGTCAATCTTATCCGGAAGGTACTGGCTGATATGTCTGTTGATCCGGCGGTCGTACAGCTCCTGCCTACAGACCGCAAGTTCGTAACTGAATTGCTGGAAGCTACAAAATATGTTGATATTATTATTCCCAGAGGTTCACAATCACTTATTGATTTTGTGCGTAATCATGCCAAAGTCCCTGTTATCGAAACCGGTGCAGGTGTGTGCCATACGTATGTGGAGACAACAGCAGACCTAGATAAAGCTGCAGCTATCGTCGCAAATGCGAAGATTAGTCGTCCTTCTGTCTGTAATGCTCTGGATACGGTATTGGTGGATCGGGAGATTGCAAATACGTTCTTACCTAAGCTGGTAGATGCTTTTTCAAAAGCGGAAGTAGAAGTTTTTGGTGACAATACTGCTTACGAAGTGTTAAAAAAGGAAAATTATCCGTTTTTAAAGCATGCAGAAGAGTCGGATTTCGGTCGGGAATTTTTAGATTTGAAATGTTCAATCAAAGTATTGGATAACACAGAAGAGGCATTGGATCATATTGCTTTGTATTCTTCCCGGCATTCAGAATGTATTATCTCGAATGATGCAGAAAAAATTGAACGGTTTATGAATAGTGTCGATGCTGCGGCTGTGTATGCAAATGCGTCTACACGATTTACCGATGGCGGAGAATTCGGACTTGGAGCAGAGATCGGTATCTCTACGCAGAAACTTCACGCCAGAGGTCCTTTTGCATTGGAAAAATTGGTTACGGAAAAATGGTTTGTAACCGGAGACGGACAGATCAGATAA